The Tenacibaculum jejuense genome includes a window with the following:
- a CDS encoding HNH endonuclease, with translation MSFTIVYWIGVFTRQSYFNVLVDSINYCRKEKAMQLYYSILCLIDLPMGIEVALGANIKPKLKLTWHHLDDLDTDVKSSLELVHSVVHDQTFQHLGSFFQLEKLLTLVK, from the coding sequence GTGAGCTTTACAATTGTATACTGGATTGGTGTTTTCACAAGACAGTCTTATTTTAATGTTTTAGTGGATAGTATTAACTATTGTAGAAAAGAAAAAGCAATGCAGTTATACTACTCTATTTTATGCTTAATCGATCTCCCCATGGGTATTGAAGTTGCTCTAGGAGCAAACATAAAACCCAAATTAAAACTAACATGGCATCACCTTGATGACTTAGATACTGATGTCAAAAGTTCACTTGAATTAGTTCATTCCGTTGTTCATGATCAGACATTTCAGCATCTTGGAAGTTTCTTCCAATTAGAGAAATTATTAACATTAGTAAAATAA
- a CDS encoding SMI1/KNR4 family protein, which produces MIEFEIENELITEEELNNFEIKLNGLKLPDDYRNHMLKYNGGGTLEFYEWYLDDDIKFSYFLPIKFEDDNMENALVAKENILPKTDIYRRYKRRQIMYVSYKKRR; this is translated from the coding sequence ATGATAGAATTTGAAATAGAAAATGAGTTAATTACAGAAGAAGAATTAAATAATTTTGAAATAAAACTTAATGGTTTAAAACTACCTGATGACTATAGAAATCATATGCTTAAATACAATGGGGGTGGTACATTAGAATTTTATGAATGGTATTTAGATGATGATATAAAGTTTTCGTATTTTCTCCCAATAAAGTTCGAAGATGATAATATGGAAAATGCTTTAGTTGCTAAAGAAAATATCTTACCTAAAACAGATATATATAGGCGCTATAAGAGGAGGCAAATTATGTATGTCTCTTACAAAAAAAGGAGATAA